A section of the Oryza sativa Japonica Group chromosome 1, ASM3414082v1 genome encodes:
- the LOC9266429 gene encoding uncharacterized protein, whose translation MALPRGVRSPKPMAAAAASASPPQPRPGHMLVLGTGFVGRYVSQRLLAQGWRVSGTCTSPAKKTELEMLGMDASIFDATSSSLTNLRSLQDATHLLISIPPIPGIGDPLLSSHSNLQTTLSNSNLQWLCYLSSTSVYGDCGGAWVDEDHTVNPKTESVKLRYAAEKGWLNVIDDLDLSAFVFRLGGIYGPGRSAVDTIAKSKSLSRRQKSRESKQYTARIHVADICQAILASMSIRSARRIYNVVDDDPAPRSEVFAFARSLVERKHPGLIMDSVVLPATQDRIVAAEKRVSNARLKEELGVKLLHPTYKSGLQSILDSWSVESSFSNRNVDV comes from the exons ATGGCTCTTCCACGAGGCGTCCGCTCCCCCAagccgatggccgccgccgccgcctccgcctcgccgccgcagccgaggCCCGGGCACATGCTCGTGCTCGGCACCGGCTTCGTCGGCCGCTACGTCTCCCAGCGCCTCCTCGCGCAAGGATG GAGGGTGTCCGGGACGTGCACCAGCCCTGCCAAGAAGACGGAGCTCGAGATGCTGGGCATGGATGCTTCGATCTTCGATGCCACAAGCAGCAg TCTGACAAATCTCCGGTCTTTGCAAGATGCAACTCATTTGCTCATCTCCATTCCACCCATCCCGGGAATTGGTGATCCT TTGCTTTCTTCACATTCCAACCTGCAAACTACACTAAGCAATAGTAACCTTCAATGGCTATGTTACCTTTCTTCAACAA GTGTGTATGGTGATTGTGGTGGTGCATGGGTTGATGAGGA TCATACGGTGAATCCGAAGACCGAGTCTGTGAAATTAAGATATGCTGCCGAAAAAGGATGGTTGAATGTTATAGATGACTTAGATCTATCAGCCTTTGTATTTCGTTTAGGTGGAATATATGGGCCAGGAAGAAG TGCAGTGGACACAATAGCCAAGAGCAAATCTTTGTCACGAAGACAGAAATCGAGGGAATCCAAACAGTACACTGCACGAATTCATGTGGCTGACATTTGTCAGGCTATCCTGGCTAGCATGAGCATCAGAAGTGCAAg GAGGATATACAACGTAGTGGATGACGACCCTGCCCCAAGATCTGAGGTTTTCGCATTTGCTCGGAGCTTGGTTGAGAGGAAGCATCCTGGCCTGATAATGGATTCTGTAGTACTACCAGCTACTCAGGACAGAATCGTAGCTGCTGAGAAGCGGGTCTCTAATGCTCGGCTAAAAGAGGAACTTGGTGTAAAGCTTCTTCACCCAACCTATAAATCAGGCCTGCAGAGTATTTTGGATTCTTGGAGTGTCGAATCTTCTTTTTCAAATAGGAATGTTGACGTTTAG
- the LOC4325123 gene encoding coniferyl alcohol acyltransferase codes for MATCINGGELQVRVVSRRLVQASDESLRPHVLAVSNLDLLPQSIQVSMICIYPNPPTSAGGFHDVVAAFAAGLPSLLNHFFPLADRIAVNPCSGLPEIHCYNQGAELVVGEADVALASLDYGRVGESIQKILLPYAGDVALSVQVVSFACGGFTVAWGTNHVVVDGRALSMLVGSWSELARSGTLAAGARPNHDRSVFRPRATPSYDASLDEAFTPLDGDGERQINVLTSDESFVGVRLYYIEAADIARLREQARATRVQAVSAYLWKALAAVVGSRDARCRMVWWVDGRRRLTLSSSPELRAAMRSYEHALLSMSKSWCCTSQRLIIAQAMVI; via the exons ATGGCCACCTGCATCAATGGCGGCGAGCTGCAAGTTCGGGTCGTGAGCCGGCGACTCGTGCAGGCCTCCGACGAGTCCCTCCGGCCGcacgtcctcgccgtctccAACCTCGACCTCCTCCCGCAGTCCATCCAGGTCTCCATGATCTGCATCTACCCCAACCCACCCACCTCCGCCGGCGGCTTCCACGACGTCGTCGCGGCGTTCGCCGCCGGCTTGCCGTCGTTGCTCAACCACTTCTTCCCGCTCGCCGACCGCATCGCCGTCAACCCTTGCTCCGGCCTCCCCGAGATCCACTGCTACAACCAAGGCGcggagctcgtcgtcggcgaggccgACGTGGCTCTCGCTAGCCTGGACTACGGTAGGGTCGGGGAGTCGATCCAGAAGATCCTGCTGCCGTacgccggcgacgtggcgcTGTCGGTGCAG GTGGTGTCGTTCGCCTGCGGCGGCTTCACCGTGGCGTGGGGCACCAACCATGTCGTCGTGGACGGGAGAGCCCTGAGCATGCTCGTCGGCTCGTGGTCCGAGCTCGCGCGGTCGGGAACGCTCGCCGCCGGAGCACGGCCCAACCACGACCGCTCCGTGTTCCGGCCGCGCGCCACGCCGTCGTACGACGCGTCGCTCGACGAGGCGTTCACGCCgctggacggcgacggcgagcgccagATCAACGTCCTGACGAGCGACGAGAGCTTCGTCGGCGTGCGCCTGTACTACATCGAGGCGGCGGACATCGCCCGGCTACGCGAGCAGGCGCGGGCGACGCGGGTACAGGCGGTGTCCGCGTACCTGTGGAAGGCCCTCGCCGCGGTGGTGGGCTCGCGCGACGCGCGCTGCCGCATGGTGTGGTGGGTGGACGGCCGCCGGCGTCTcactctctcctcctcgccggagctccgCGCCGCGATGCGCAGCTAC GAACATGCTCTGCTCAGTATGTCCAAATCATGGTGCTGCACTTCTCAAAG GTTGATCATAGCTCAGGCAATGGTAATATGA
- the LOC136354961 gene encoding glutathione S-transferase T3-like — protein MPSSSVCPLPMAAKTNIELQHDFEEWGVESRPPGGFVNLINAPSNHMHHVAEGSPSQPINVENGDISRTKKRLLWTNDEDLRLISAWLNNSNDSIESNFKKNDKYWGDVAAAYNSTTPKSRVRQVKQVKDRFGKIKKKVGNFCCSWKEANSLYASGESHDDLMAKAVKMYENDFKDGPFLFMPIHPW, from the exons ATGCCGAGTTCATCTGTATGTCCTCTCCCTATGGCTGCCAAGACCAACATCGAGTTGCAACACGATTTTGAAGAATG GGGAGTGGAATCTCGTCCTCCTGGTGGGTTCGTTAATCTTATCAATGCCCCATCAAACCATATGCATCATGTCGCCGAAGGGAGTCCATCACAGCCTATCAATGTTGAGAATGGAGATATCTCTAGGACTAAGAAACGCTTATTATGGACGAACGATGAAGACTTGAGATTG ATCAGCGCCTGGCTGAACAACTCAAATGATTCTATAGAATCAAATTTCAAGAAGAATGATAAATATTGGGGCGATGTTGCTGCAGCTTACAACAGCACTACCCCAAAAAGCCGGGTTAGGCAAGTTAAGCAAGTTAAGGATCGTTTTGGTAAAATTAAGAAGAAGGTTGGGAATTTTTGTTGCTCTTGGAAGGAGGCTAATTCATTATATGCTAGTGGGGAGTCTCATGATGATCTGATGGCTAAGGCAGTGAAAATGTATGAGAATGATTTCAAGGATGGTCCATTCTTGTTTATGCCAATTCACCCGTGGTGA